Proteins from a single region of Runella sp. SP2:
- a CDS encoding gluconate 2-dehydrogenase subunit 3 family protein, whose product MNRRDIIKSSALFLGYAVSTATLSEAFMACSQEAKLDWKPTFLTNNQAASIAEIAETILPKTKTPGAKELGVPQFIDKMLKDLLSEEEQKDFVGGLEKLEEDCEKAYGKSFVECTPEQRKEFLTKLDAEAEKLPPSVWGIRLAPPSPTPFFRRVKELTLLGYFTSQKIGKEVLGYDPIPGKYIACMPLTLGMNAWNE is encoded by the coding sequence ATGAACCGCAGAGATATTATAAAGTCGTCGGCCCTGTTTTTGGGCTATGCTGTTTCCACGGCTACGTTGAGCGAGGCGTTTATGGCCTGCTCGCAAGAAGCAAAATTGGACTGGAAACCTACTTTTTTGACCAATAACCAAGCGGCAAGCATTGCTGAAATTGCGGAAACTATTCTGCCCAAAACCAAAACGCCTGGCGCCAAAGAGCTAGGAGTACCGCAGTTTATTGACAAAATGTTAAAAGATTTGTTGTCGGAAGAAGAACAAAAGGATTTTGTGGGTGGTTTAGAAAAATTGGAAGAAGATTGTGAAAAAGCTTATGGGAAGTCGTTTGTGGAATGTACTCCCGAACAGCGAAAGGAATTTTTGACTAAACTGGATGCGGAAGCGGAGAAGTTACCACCATCGGTATGGGGCATTCGTCTGGCACCGCCTTCTCCAACGCCATTTTTTAGAAGAGTGAAGGAACTGACGCTCCTTGGCTATTTTACGTCCCAAAAAATTGGTAAAGAAGTACTCGGCTACGACCCAATTCCAGGGAAATACATTGCGTGTATGCCGCTAACACTTGGCATGAACGCATGGAATGAATAA
- a CDS encoding GMC oxidoreductase produces MPSFNLKVNKTHTYDAIVIGSGISGGWASKELCEKGLQTLVLERGRMVRHVEDYPTMNNDHWDFEHRGKLTDEDKKKYHIQVRSGFIDESNKHFYNNDLDSPYTEVKRFDWIRGNQVGGRSLLWGKQCYRWSDLDFEANAKQSIGVDWPIRYKDLENWYTYVEKYVGISGEKLGLSHLPDGHFLPPMELNCLEKHVKGSIEKTYKGRHLTIGRVAHLTEPINGRGQCQNRNRCSRGCPFGAYFSSNAVTLPAADATGKLTLRPNSQAASIIYDEKLGKAKGVKVIDSETKEEIEFYARIIFLNASTLGTTQILLNSTSSRFPNGLGNDSGELGHNLMDHHYRVGAMGSYDGFEDQYYKGRRPNGIFIPRYRNLDEASKMKDFIRGYDYQGAGGRGNWGAGIGGGGVGAEFKDSLFAPSSWGMSLVGFGECLPYHENKVTLNHDVKDKWGLPTLSIDAEFKANEMAMRKQMKEDAVEMLENAGLKNVTPFDYSGGIGVGVHEMGTARMGRDPKTSVVNANNQLHAVPNVFVTDGACMTSSSCVNPSITYMALTARAADFAVKELNRKNL; encoded by the coding sequence ATGCCAAGTTTTAATTTAAAAGTCAACAAAACCCATACCTACGATGCCATCGTGATTGGGTCAGGAATTAGCGGCGGTTGGGCCTCTAAGGAGCTGTGTGAGAAAGGGTTGCAGACGCTTGTCTTGGAAAGAGGACGGATGGTGCGTCACGTTGAAGACTACCCTACGATGAACAACGACCACTGGGATTTTGAACACCGTGGAAAGCTGACCGATGAAGATAAAAAGAAATACCATATTCAAGTTCGGAGTGGCTTTATTGATGAATCCAACAAGCATTTTTATAACAACGACCTTGATAGCCCTTACACCGAAGTAAAGCGTTTTGACTGGATTCGAGGAAATCAGGTAGGAGGGCGTTCGTTGCTTTGGGGAAAACAGTGCTACCGCTGGAGCGACCTTGATTTTGAAGCTAATGCCAAACAAAGCATCGGAGTAGATTGGCCTATTCGATACAAAGACCTTGAAAATTGGTACACCTACGTAGAGAAATATGTCGGGATTAGTGGTGAGAAGCTAGGATTATCGCACTTGCCCGACGGGCATTTTTTGCCCCCGATGGAGCTAAATTGCCTCGAAAAACACGTCAAAGGCAGTATTGAAAAAACGTACAAAGGCCGCCACCTGACCATTGGACGCGTAGCGCACTTGACCGAACCTATCAACGGTCGGGGGCAATGCCAAAATCGTAACCGTTGTTCGAGGGGCTGCCCTTTTGGGGCGTATTTTAGCAGCAATGCCGTAACGCTGCCTGCGGCCGATGCCACAGGCAAATTAACCCTCCGCCCCAACTCGCAAGCAGCATCGATTATTTATGATGAAAAATTGGGCAAAGCAAAAGGCGTAAAGGTGATTGATTCGGAAACCAAGGAAGAAATTGAGTTTTATGCACGAATCATCTTCTTGAACGCTTCGACGCTCGGAACCACCCAAATTTTGTTGAATTCTACGTCAAGTCGTTTCCCTAACGGTCTAGGAAATGATAGTGGCGAATTGGGACATAACTTAATGGATCACCACTATCGAGTAGGAGCAATGGGTAGTTATGATGGGTTTGAAGACCAATACTACAAAGGCCGCCGCCCCAACGGGATTTTTATTCCGCGTTACCGCAACCTCGACGAAGCTTCCAAAATGAAAGATTTTATTCGAGGATATGACTATCAAGGTGCTGGTGGACGAGGAAATTGGGGTGCTGGGATCGGTGGAGGCGGAGTAGGCGCTGAGTTTAAAGATAGTTTGTTTGCGCCAAGTAGCTGGGGTATGTCACTTGTAGGTTTTGGAGAATGTTTGCCGTACCACGAAAACAAAGTAACCCTCAACCATGACGTAAAAGACAAATGGGGCTTACCTACGCTGAGTATTGATGCCGAATTTAAAGCAAATGAAATGGCGATGCGTAAACAAATGAAAGAGGATGCCGTAGAAATGCTCGAAAATGCGGGCTTGAAAAATGTGACGCCATTTGATTATTCGGGAGGAATTGGCGTAGGCGTACACGAGATGGGAACGGCACGCATGGGCCGCGATCCGAAAACGTCGGTGGTCAATGCCAATAACCAACTTCATGCTGTACCTAACGTATTTGTTACAGATGGAGCCTGCATGACTTCCTCAAGTTGTGTCAATCCGTCCATCACGTACATGGCGCTCACGGCGCGTGCCGCTGATTTTGCCGTAAAAGAACTCAATCGTAAAAATCTCTAA
- a CDS encoding aldo/keto reductase, with amino-acid sequence MNYRKLGKTGFEISEISLGTWQVGGKWGDDFSHENAEKILHAAVDSGINFIDTADVYGAGESEKAVGKFVKSRSERIYVATKCGRQLSPHVSEAYQPAVLRKFVEDSLTNMGLETLDLIQLHCPPTEVYYRPEIFELFDRLKEEGKILNLGISVEKVEEALKGIEYDNVTTVQIIFNMFRQRPSELFFEQAQKKNIGVIVRVPLASGLLTGKFSKSSSFTAGDHRFFNRNGEHFDKGETFSGINYETGLDAVEELKAVFPSYENLAPVALRWILGFSSVSTIIPGASNPTQATANLEALTIPDLTQDQLQSVNEIYAKYIKPQVHHLW; translated from the coding sequence ATGAATTACAGAAAATTAGGAAAAACAGGATTTGAGATTTCGGAAATCAGCTTAGGAACGTGGCAGGTGGGAGGAAAATGGGGAGATGATTTTAGCCACGAAAATGCAGAAAAAATTCTTCACGCGGCAGTGGATTCAGGCATCAATTTTATTGACACCGCTGATGTTTATGGTGCGGGAGAAAGTGAAAAAGCCGTGGGTAAATTTGTGAAAAGCCGCTCAGAACGTATTTATGTCGCCACCAAATGCGGCCGCCAACTTAGCCCGCATGTTAGTGAAGCCTACCAGCCTGCGGTATTGCGTAAGTTTGTAGAAGATAGCCTCACAAATATGGGGTTAGAGACCCTGGATTTGATTCAACTCCATTGTCCACCCACGGAGGTGTATTATCGCCCCGAAATTTTTGAGTTGTTTGACCGCTTAAAAGAAGAAGGTAAAATTTTGAATTTGGGTATCAGCGTTGAGAAAGTAGAAGAGGCGTTGAAAGGCATTGAGTACGACAATGTCACTACGGTTCAAATCATCTTCAATATGTTCCGCCAGCGTCCGTCGGAATTGTTTTTTGAGCAAGCCCAAAAGAAAAATATCGGTGTCATCGTGCGCGTACCTTTGGCCAGTGGCTTGCTGACGGGCAAATTCTCAAAATCTTCGAGTTTCACGGCAGGCGACCACCGCTTTTTTAACCGCAATGGCGAACACTTTGATAAAGGAGAAACGTTTTCGGGCATTAATTATGAAACAGGATTGGACGCAGTAGAAGAACTCAAAGCGGTATTTCCTTCGTACGAAAACCTTGCCCCAGTGGCTTTACGCTGGATTTTGGGCTTTTCTTCGGTGAGTACTATTATACCAGGTGCGTCCAATCCTACGCAAGCAACTGCCAATTTGGAAGCGCTCACGATTCCTGATTTGACCCAAGATCAATTACAATCTGTGAATGAAATCTATGCTAAATACATAAAACCGCAGGTGCATCATTTGTGGTAA
- a CDS encoding zinc-binding alcohol dehydrogenase family protein, whose translation MKTLTLLSPGHFQQSETDLNTELQDGEVLLKIHRIGICGTDYHAFRGKQPFFSYPRILGHELGAEVVAIGTGVGNVTVGDKVSVEPYINCGKCQACRMGKTNCCEKLQVLGVHSDGGMREFLKVPANKVYTSKTLSYEQLALVETLGIGSHAVNRAQVQANDLVLVIGAGPIGLSVIQFAKLKGAKVAVMDMNEGRLVFCKQQLKVDETILLTTNDPVEAIRGVLNGDLPTAVFDATGNPTSMMQAFKYVAHGGRLTFVGLFQGEVTFNDPEFHRKEVTLLASRNALPEDFTSIIAAMENGTLDTQPWISHRVSFDSLIDSFETLLLPESRVIKAVIEL comes from the coding sequence GTGAAGACTTTAACTCTACTTAGTCCAGGCCATTTTCAGCAGTCTGAAACGGACTTGAACACGGAACTTCAAGACGGCGAAGTTCTTTTAAAAATTCATCGCATTGGTATTTGTGGAACCGACTACCATGCTTTCCGTGGGAAGCAACCGTTTTTTTCGTACCCTCGTATTCTTGGTCACGAACTCGGAGCGGAGGTAGTAGCGATAGGTACAGGTGTTGGCAACGTGACGGTAGGCGATAAAGTATCGGTGGAGCCTTACATCAATTGCGGCAAATGTCAAGCGTGTCGTATGGGCAAAACCAATTGCTGCGAAAAACTTCAAGTACTCGGTGTACATTCCGATGGTGGAATGCGCGAGTTTCTGAAAGTTCCTGCCAATAAAGTATATACGTCAAAAACGTTGAGTTATGAGCAGTTGGCCTTGGTCGAAACGTTGGGCATTGGCTCACACGCGGTCAATCGGGCACAAGTGCAAGCCAACGATTTGGTGTTAGTCATTGGAGCAGGGCCGATTGGCCTTTCTGTAATTCAATTTGCCAAGCTCAAAGGCGCTAAAGTGGCCGTGATGGACATGAACGAAGGGCGGTTGGTGTTTTGCAAACAACAATTGAAGGTGGACGAAACCATTTTGTTGACAACTAATGACCCCGTAGAGGCTATTCGTGGTGTGTTGAATGGTGACTTGCCAACGGCGGTGTTTGATGCCACAGGAAATCCAACGTCGATGATGCAAGCCTTCAAATATGTAGCTCACGGTGGTCGATTGACTTTTGTTGGGCTGTTTCAGGGAGAGGTAACTTTTAACGACCCTGAATTTCACCGAAAAGAAGTGACACTTTTAGCCAGTCGTAACGCCCTACCAGAGGATTTTACGAGCATCATCGCGGCGATGGAGAATGGGACATTAGATACCCAACCTTGGATTTCTCACCGCGTTTCGTTTGACTCCCTTATCGACTCATTTGAAACGCTTCTTCTTCCTGAAAGTCGAGTCATAAAAGCGGTAATTGAATTGTAA
- a CDS encoding thioredoxin fold domain-containing protein, producing MKKHVWIALFGLFGLLAVECQAQTLRWTSFEHLTDSLRKERRPVLVFIHTDWCTYCKMMELRTFADQQVVSKLHEKFYCVRLNAEDAQPITFLQRTYKFKPTGVKTGVHELAQVLGTENGKLSYPTTVFFDQYLQLQGRVVGALETKRLEKALDLFIENSMEVGNK from the coding sequence ATGAAAAAGCACGTTTGGATAGCACTTTTTGGCTTGTTTGGGCTTTTGGCAGTCGAATGCCAAGCCCAAACATTGCGTTGGACGTCGTTTGAACACCTCACCGACAGCCTCCGCAAAGAGCGCCGACCCGTGCTGGTGTTTATTCATACCGATTGGTGTACGTATTGTAAAATGATGGAATTGCGAACGTTTGCAGACCAACAGGTTGTCAGCAAGCTTCATGAGAAATTTTACTGTGTTCGCCTCAATGCGGAAGATGCGCAGCCCATTACGTTTTTGCAACGTACGTACAAGTTTAAGCCAACGGGGGTAAAAACGGGTGTACACGAGTTGGCACAAGTACTAGGAACCGAAAATGGAAAACTGAGCTACCCAACCACCGTTTTTTTTGACCAATACCTGCAACTTCAAGGTAGAGTAGTGGGAGCATTAGAAACAAAGCGGCTAGAAAAAGCGCTCGACCTTTTTATTGAAAATTCAATGGAGGTAGGAAACAAGTGA
- the ygiD gene encoding 4,5-DOPA dioxygenase extradiol: MDSLKDLYKWNEQLATKDSFMPLLFVGHGSPMNGIEENEFSGGWKRLGKDIPVPTAVLVVSAHWYTRGTKITAMNAPRTIHDFGGFPRALFEVQYPAPGSPALANETASLVKKAQVSLDHEWGLDHGTWTVVRHMYPKANIPVLQLSIDYTQPPRYHYELAKELAALRKKGVLIIGSGNMVHNLGILNWQYTERGYDWAIEMNTKFKKLIVENDHAPLINYEKLGQAALLSIPSPDHYLPLLYILGLKEEKEPISFFNDKTVLGSISMTSVKIG, encoded by the coding sequence ATGGACTCATTAAAAGACCTTTATAAATGGAACGAACAATTGGCAACCAAAGACTCGTTCATGCCCCTACTTTTTGTGGGGCACGGCTCGCCCATGAACGGAATCGAAGAAAATGAGTTTAGCGGTGGCTGGAAACGGCTTGGCAAAGACATACCCGTCCCAACGGCCGTCTTGGTAGTGTCGGCGCACTGGTACACCCGTGGCACCAAAATAACGGCCATGAACGCCCCGCGTACCATCCACGATTTTGGTGGATTTCCGAGGGCTTTGTTTGAGGTTCAATACCCTGCGCCAGGTAGCCCTGCGTTGGCCAACGAAACAGCATCGCTCGTTAAAAAAGCGCAAGTCAGCCTTGACCATGAATGGGGCTTAGACCACGGAACGTGGACGGTCGTACGTCACATGTACCCTAAAGCCAACATTCCCGTATTACAATTGAGCATTGATTACACCCAACCACCTCGTTATCATTATGAGCTGGCAAAAGAATTAGCAGCTTTACGCAAAAAAGGGGTGCTAATTATTGGAAGCGGAAACATGGTTCATAACCTTGGTATCCTCAATTGGCAATACACCGAACGAGGTTACGATTGGGCCATTGAAATGAATACCAAATTCAAAAAACTAATCGTCGAGAATGACCACGCTCCGCTGATTAATTACGAGAAATTGGGACAAGCAGCATTATTGTCGATTCCATCCCCCGACCACTACTTACCATTGTTATATATTTTGGGCTTAAAAGAAGAAAAAGAGCCTATCAGTTTCTTTAACGACAAAACTGTTTTAGGCTCTATTTCAATGACTTCTGTAAAGATTGGATAA